One window of Paroedura picta isolate Pp20150507F chromosome 2, Ppicta_v3.0, whole genome shotgun sequence genomic DNA carries:
- the LOC143828604 gene encoding uncharacterized protein LOC143828604, with amino-acid sequence MQFVLLPVVSIAEDAWTFKRLLRCSFLRLLMAVNLWGAVPRRRISKRLQVEEISSLQNENSQEMSPFRRSPRLAMLLLLRPISYREPRSQRIFKKVRKRTRAVAEGEKKTDVHTQPCPQNYSCLPMTIAVLTLALLAGLGFKMMSQQR; translated from the exons ATGCAGTTTGTGCTGTTACCAGTGGTATCAATTGCAGAAGACGCGTGGACTTTCAAAAGACTTTTGAGATGTTCTTTTCTCAGGCTCTTGA TGGCAGTCAATCTCTGGGGAGCAGTTCCGAGGCGAAGAATCAGCAAaaggcttcaggtggaggagaTCAGCAGCCTGCAAAATGAAAATTCACA AGAGATGTCACCGTTCCGGCGGAGCCCAAGACTGGCCATGCTCTTGCTCCTGAGGCCCATCTCCTACAGGGAGCCCCGGTCACAGAG GATTTTCAAAAAAGTGCGGAAAAGAACCAGAGCTGTTgctgaaggagagaagaaaactgaTGTTCATACACAGCCTTGCCCTC AGAACTACTCCTGCCTTCCCATGACAATAGCTGTCCTCACATTGGCCCtccttgccg GACTGGGGTTCAAAATGATGTCACAGCAGAGGTAA
- the MYL1 gene encoding myosin light chain 1/3, skeletal muscle isoform isoform X2 yields the protein MSFSADQIADFKEAFLLFDRTGEGKITLSQVGDVIRALGQNPTNAEVKKILGNPSNEEMNAKKIGFDEFLPMLQAAANNKDQGGFEDFVEGLRVFDKEGNGTVMGAELRHVLATLGEKMREEDVEELMKGQEDSNGCINYEAFVRHIMSV from the exons ACTTCAAGGAGGCTTTCCTCCTCTTCGACAGGACCGGTGAGGGCAAGATCACCCTTAGCCAGGTTGGGGACGTCATCCGTGCTTTGGGGCAGAACCCCACAAATGCCGAAGTCAAGAAGATCCTGGGAAACCCCAGCAATGAGG AGATGAATGCCAAGAAAATTGGGTTCGATGAGTTCCTGCCCATGTTGCAGGCAGCTGCCAACAACAAGGACCAGGGAGGCTTTGAAGACTTCGTTGAGGGTCTGCGTGTCTTTGACAAGGAGGGCAACGGGACCGTGATGGGTGCTGAGCTCCGTCACGTGCTGGCCACCCTGG GTGAGAAGATGAGGGAAGAAGATGTAGAAGAACTGATGAAAGGGCAGGAAGACTCCAACGGCTGCATCAATTACGAGG CATTTGTGAGGCACATCATGTCTGTCTAA
- the LOC143828605 gene encoding SUN domain-containing protein 3-like produces the protein MLGRDVEGWIQEKNFALKSSGASIVRSSKPFHSGARLCSLGFCWNYSRSPDIILERGLLPGNCWAMDGAQGYIVIKLSEAIIPRAVTLDHIPQIASPYETIPSAPKHFSIYGLKDAFEQEEGVLLGSFNYKKNSFPEQMFQLKRTKANPFPYLMVKIYSNHGHPNYTCIYGVRVHGQQLNRISYSGQEDIDNTFQLIQAMFLEWFIAT, from the exons ATGTTGGGCCGAGATGTAGAAGGATGGATCCAGGAAAAAAACTTTGCTCTGAAGTCTTCAG GTGCCTCGATTGTACGATCCAGCAAACCCTTCCACTCAGGAGCCAGGTTATGCAGCCTGGGCTTTTGCTGGAACTACTCACGGTCACCAGACATCATTCTAGAG CGAGGTCTTCTACCAGGGAATTGCTGGGCCATGGATGGTGCTCAGGGCTACATTGTCATCAAGCTGTCAGAAGCCATCATCCCCAGAGCTGTAACGCTGGACCACATTCCCCAGATTGCTTCACCCTATGAAACAATACCCAGTGCTCCAAAGCACTTTTCAATCTAt ggCCTGAAGGATGCTTTTGAACAGGAAGAAGGAGTTCTGCTGGGATCATTCAATTATAAGAAAAACAGCTTTCCTGAGCAGATGTTCCAGCTGAAG AGAACAAAGGCAAATCCATTTCCCTACTTGATGGTTAAGATTTACAGCAACCATGGCCATCCAAATTATACCTGCATTTATGGCGTTCGTGTTCATGGACAACAACTCAATAGAATATCATACAGTGGACAAGAAGACATTGATAATACATTTCAGTTAATCCAGGCTATGTTCTTAGAATGGTTTATTGCTACTTAA